The sequence below is a genomic window from Candidatus Cloacimonadota bacterium.
ATATTTTTCATTTTACCTCCAGAGAATCAACTTGCATTGCAATCGTTCTCTATTCAATTTTCAATAGTTTTTTGTTATTAAAGTATGTCAACTTTCAAATATATTGAATAGAAAAAACATTTTCGCCATATTGAGGTTTTTATAGCTTTTCATCCGATATATCTCGTGGAAATTCTAGCATATTTACTTCTCGATCTAAAATTGAGAGATTCTTCATAATAACGGAGAATTTTAAAATTTTTCGAGATCTTGAAAAAAATTGAAAAAAGTCTTTTGCTTGACTTCCAGACAGCAAAAATATTTACAAAATAAAAAAAATTTTGGAGATTTTGTGTTTCTTATCGTTTTATTGATATTGGCTGGCGTAGCTGCAGGTTTCATAAATACATTAGCTGGTGGCGGTTCCACTTTGGTTCTGCCAATTCTTATATTGATCGGTTTACCATCTCCGGTAGCAAATGCCACAAATCGAGTAGCTATTTTGTTGCAGAATATAACTGGAACAGCTCGTTTCCATAAACATGGAAAACTTGATGTAAAACCAGTAATTCATATCACGATAGCAGCTTCGCTGGGAGCGATTGTTGGTTCATTTTTTGCTGTAAAACTCAATTCTGCAGTTTTCGATAAAATACTGGGAGTTGTGTTTATTTTCATCCTGATAATGGTGATAAAACCCAAACAGAAAAGATCTTATGCCAAAACTCTTCCGAAGTGGCTGGAGTTTGTAATTTTCCTGGCAGTTGGTTTTTATGGTGGTTTTATTCAGGTTGGAATTGGTTTTATACTTCTGGGCACATTGAACCTGATTGAGAATTTCAGTCTGGTAAGAGCAAATGCAGTAAAAGTTTTCATCGTGATGTGTTATACGATATTTGCTGTTATCGTTTTCGCAATTTCAGATAAGATAATCTGGTTGTATGGTCTAATTCTTGCGATTGGCAACATAATCGGAGCCTGGATTGGAGTTCATGCAGCAGTAAAACGCGGAGATAAAATCGTGAAAATAGTTTTGGCTACTGCTATCTGCATTGCTTGTCTAAAATTATTTGGAGTTTTCACACTGATCGGGTTATAGCATGATCTATCTTTTTCTCAGCATCATAGCATCTGCACTCATCGGAAATCTGATCTATCTTTATCAAAAAGACAAGAATCTGCAAATTTTGCAGGTATTCCTGGGAAATTATTTTTTAGCTTCCATTTTCAGTTATTTTTCCAATACCACAAACTTTTCTGATGTCCGATCTTTAGATGTTCTTTTAGGTTGCATTGCAGGTTTTCTTTTCCTGGCAAATTTCATTGTTTACCAGAAAAAC
It includes:
- a CDS encoding sulfite exporter TauE/SafE family protein, producing the protein MFLIVLLILAGVAAGFINTLAGGGSTLVLPILILIGLPSPVANATNRVAILLQNITGTARFHKHGKLDVKPVIHITIAASLGAIVGSFFAVKLNSAVFDKILGVVFIFILIMVIKPKQKRSYAKTLPKWLEFVIFLAVGFYGGFIQVGIGFILLGTLNLIENFSLVRANAVKVFIVMCYTIFAVIVFAISDKIIWLYGLILAIGNIIGAWIGVHAAVKRGDKIVKIVLATAICIACLKLFGVFTLIGL